In the Caenorhabditis elegans chromosome X genome, one interval contains:
- the F55F1.2 gene encoding Transmembrane protein 72 (Predicted), giving the protein MSLPPHSVKKPGRMLQEGGAQKSNITDTLLFFRVTERKGRNGLKTKEEIQTKTLGGIGIRCLYFAISACKLVVASVLFSELICLPFFIARGPPESRDKATANVTWLLINHRTGRHRIEKYNRFLDIVLNFH; this is encoded by the exons ATGTCTCTCCCCCCTCATTCAGTGAAGAAACCGGGCCGAATGCTCCAAGAAGGGGGTGCCCAAAAGAGCAACATTACGGACACACTACTCTTTTTTCGAGTCACCGAAAGAAAAGGGAGAAATGGCTTGAAAACGAAAGAGGAAATTCAAACGAAAACATTGGGAGGAATTGGAATCCGATGCCTATATTTCGCAATTTCGGCTTGCAAACTTGTGGTGGCATCAGTTCTGTTTTCAGAATTAATTTGCCTTCCTTTTTTTATAGCCAGAGGACCACCAGAATCTCGTGACAAAGCCACAGCCAATGTGACTTGGTTACTCATTAATCATAGAACTGGGAGGCatcgaattgaaaaatataaccGATTTCTTG atatcGTGTTAAATTTCCACTGa